From Streptomyces sp. GSL17-111, one genomic window encodes:
- a CDS encoding DsbA family protein has protein sequence MTDTPAAVAVLDAWIDLQCPDCHTALGDVDRLRERYGQRLDIRFRHFPLAKNRHAYAAAQAAEEAYAQGRGEEYVRALLARTAELRGRGEPVLLEVAKETGVDAEEIDTALIDGRHLLTVDADQAEGKALGVTGTPTYVIDGRRLDGGRSQEGLRERIEETADRLLGRG, from the coding sequence ATGACAGACACCCCGGCCGCCGTCGCCGTCCTCGACGCCTGGATCGATCTCCAGTGCCCCGACTGCCACACCGCCCTCGGCGACGTCGACCGGCTGCGGGAGCGCTACGGGCAGCGGCTGGACATCCGGTTCCGGCACTTCCCCCTCGCGAAGAACCGGCACGCGTACGCGGCGGCGCAGGCGGCCGAGGAGGCCTACGCGCAGGGGCGCGGGGAGGAGTACGTCCGGGCGCTGCTGGCCCGGACGGCCGAGCTGCGCGGGCGCGGGGAGCCGGTGCTGCTGGAGGTGGCCAAGGAGACCGGCGTCGACGCCGAGGAGATCGACACGGCGCTCATCGACGGCCGCCACCTGCTCACGGTCGACGCCGACCAGGCCGAGGGCAAGGCACTGGGCGTGACCGGCACGCCCACCTACGTCATCGACGGGCGGCGGCTCGACGGCGGCCGAAGCCAGGAGGGCCTGCGCGAGCGGATCGAGGAGACCGCCGACCGGCTGCTGGGGCGCGGCTGA
- a CDS encoding CGNR zinc finger domain-containing protein: protein MLINHDTRHALDVVVDLLNTAPDSGSPDTLRDVEELRAYVRRNHFSGVEALTGEDVAAVRRVRDQLGRIFAADDVRTASELVNALVAEAGTTPQLTDHDGHDWHVHYFAPGASVADHLAADGGMALGFLLVAGERERLRRCAAPDCGRAFIDLSRNRSRRYCDSRTCGNRLHVAAYRARQREAAGS, encoded by the coding sequence GTGCTGATCAACCACGACACCCGGCACGCGCTCGACGTGGTCGTCGACCTGCTCAACACCGCGCCGGACTCCGGCTCGCCCGACACGCTGCGTGACGTGGAGGAACTGCGTGCCTACGTGCGGCGCAACCATTTCAGCGGCGTGGAGGCGCTGACCGGCGAGGACGTGGCGGCGGTGCGCCGCGTACGGGACCAGCTCGGCCGGATCTTCGCCGCCGACGACGTGCGGACCGCCTCCGAACTGGTCAACGCACTGGTCGCCGAGGCGGGCACCACCCCGCAGCTCACCGACCACGACGGCCACGACTGGCACGTGCACTACTTCGCGCCGGGCGCCTCCGTCGCCGACCACCTCGCGGCGGACGGCGGGATGGCGCTGGGCTTCCTGCTCGTCGCCGGTGAGCGCGAGCGGCTGCGCCGGTGCGCCGCCCCCGACTGCGGACGCGCCTTCATCGACCTCTCGCGCAACCGCTCCCGGCGCTACTGCGACAGCCGCACCTGCGGCAACCGGCTCCACGTGGCCGCCTACCGGGCCCGGCAGCGGGAGGCCGCCGGAAGCTGA